Genomic segment of Arachis hypogaea cultivar Tifrunner chromosome 11, arahy.Tifrunner.gnm2.J5K5, whole genome shotgun sequence:
taatatatttgatataaaaaaatctaattataaaattaaaagtagtataataactaaattaaaaaaatataaaaatctaattataaatttgacgcaactataagaaataaaatagagttccaaattaataattatgtagtAACAACCTAACACAAGTGAAATAAAATAGAGTTCCAAATTTCTACCAGTAACCTATTCCTAACGATACAAACTATATTCTAGTTCTTGACTACCCTAACGATGGCtacatatacacatatatatctatatctatatggGATTATATAAAATTCAACACAACAAAACTAACCGCAAAGTCGGCTACCCCGACGTAATGCGAAGTCTTGTTCAGTCTGTTGATGTCTCCATTGCGCACGGCATCGTCGTATTTATCGATTTTATGGTTAGAAAGACataaaagagaggagaaagtggTTGAAAAGTTCAAATTGGGGCCAGTCAAACACTGTCAACGACATATATTTATAGCCGTCCccagtcttatctcgtttacactgtaaacgagatacgtgtaaaattatctcatttacagtgtaaatgaaataAGAGAGGCCGACGGATTTCggtaataacttttaaaattatttaattcaataattattacatttatttaatttatttaaataaaaaatccgaaTTATAATAGAATgcaaaaaataggaaaataactACTGGCcattatttttagaaattgtaATTGCACCATTTTCATCTATGGTATCATCAATAAGAAATAATTGATTCAAGGCATCTTGTAAGGATTCAACTGCTGAAAACCCACTTATTCATTTGCAAATTATAGGCGAATAAAATCCATTCAATTACTAATTATCAGGGAATATGATATCAGACACAactacaaaagagaaaaaatgtcAGTCATGTGAAGTTTTTGTTCCCTTCTCACTTTCTCAGCATAGATATgacattttatcaaataatttgtGAGGCATAACTAAAATTGAAAACTTAATAGTATAAAGGTATAGCctttgaaaaaatagaaaaagaaatcaTGACTATGAACTCATTTAGTTAGCTACATTTGATGAACAAAACAATAGGATGATAGGAAAAGCTAACATGAACAGAAAAAGATCCATAAATAGGAGGAGGAGAAACTCACTAAGCATTTCAAACTTGGGAGCCATTTCAACAAAGAGGTAGAATAAATCAGAACAGATATATCAATCAACAGGATAAGAGTGTAGGACAAAATAGacatatcaatttcaaagggagaaatggagaaagagaaaaccacAAAGTAGCGGTAGTGATTATGTTGAGAAAGGAATGCGCACATAATGTGAATATATAGGCAATGTAATTGAATAACAATTTCATATATCAGCATGAATGAAATTCAAATTAATGGATATATCATATACATTTTAACACCATTACTGGCATTCAATTGGTTTGGTAATGATCATCACAATAACAAACTGATAGTACcaaactaataaataataataatcactaaAGTGTTAATCAGGGGTGCAGCAACATGAGACCTAAGATATGTTAGGAAGATTAGATAATATTTGAATCCCATTTTGGTGTAGACAGCCAATAAAGAGAAATGTCTGAAGTGaaaataaataactgaaaaaaaaaactgaaggagGAATAAAAAAAGTTGGATGTAAACAAGAAAATGGGATTCAAAAAACATTTATACACAAATAAATTAAGAGCTGTGTGTTTAGAAGCAGAAGTAAAGCTTTAGCGGCCATAGGCTAAACTTTCTattacaataaaagaaaataagaagctACAATTTATTTGAATGCAGGTCCATAAGCTCCTAACAGCTGGTGATTTCTATAACTCAAAAAGGGGTTGTTATACAGGTATTCCAAAATTCCTACTACAAGAATGATACATACAAAAGGCATGAGATATCAACAGCATTTGTCAGCGTAAATAATTATTTGATCAATTTAAACGCAACTCAGCTACCATCGATCAAGCTGTCTGGACCTCCACAATGTTATAGATCCTGCACTTATCCAATTCTGTGTTGTTTTACTCCAAAGTGGCAATGAAAAAATTAGGGGTGTAATTTTCATCATCCAACACCTAAATGCTCCTTACAACATTTTCTTAGCGAACAACTGAAAACTACGTTGTAATGCTTTGTAATGCTTTTCTGATGAAagatcaaaatttttatttgattgagtcgTCTTCATCACTAACTTTGAGTGCCAACTAAACTATGTCCTGATAGCTTCAACGATCCTcggcattccatcatcctccttATTCTTGCAGCATCATTCCATCTTCCAGCTTTTGAATATATATTGGACAATGTCACATAATGACCAGCTTCTTGAGGTTCTAAATCAATCAATTTTTCAGCAGCCAGTTTGCCAACGCTAACATTTTGGTGCTCTTGGCATGCTGCAAGTAAAGCTCCCCAAACATGTTTATCTGGTTCCAGTGGCATCTTGTTAATGAAATGAAAAGCATCTTCAAGCCTGCCAGCGCGAGCTAGCATGTCAACAACACAAGAGAAGTGTTCCTTTGCTGGGTTTAAGCTGAATTCCTCTATCATTCTGTAGAAGAGTTCAATCCCTTCATTCACAAGTCCTGAATGACTGCAAGCCGAGAGGGCAGATGAAAATGTTACCGAATCCGGGCTAATGCCTGCATCCCTCATTTCTTGCAAAAGCTTTAGAACAGTTTGGCCAAGGCCATGCATTCCAAATCCGCTGATAATTGTGTTCCATGAAACCAAGTCCCTCACAGCCATGGTGGAAAACACAGAATATGCATATGCAATGCATCCACATTTCGAGTATGTATGAATTAGTGCATTACAAACAGGAATTACCCAATTGTAACGGTGTTTTAAGACATATGCGTGCATCTCTTTTCCACGTCTCAAGTCACACGCAAGCAATAGAGTAGATACAGTTGTCTGATCAACTTTTACATTGCTTGCTTGCATTTCCTTGAAACATTGAACTGCCTCGTTTGCTAGCCCCATATCAATGAGCCCATAAATCATGGCATTCCAAGTAACAACATCAGATTTGTCCATTCTATCAAATACATTTTCAGCATCATTTAGCCTTCCACAATTGGCATATAAAGTCAATAAAGCAGCACCAGCAGACTTGTAAAACGCATCCCCGGAAATGACTTTGACACCATAACAGTGCACTTCATTCCCACTAGTTAAGGACCCCAAAAACCTGCATGATACAAGGATACCAGAAAGAGAATCCACATCAGGCAAAACCATCCCAAAATTAACCATATCCCTAAAAGTTCCCAATGCAAGATCATGTCTCCCAACACCAGCATAACCTGAAATTAATGTTGTCCATGAAATAACATTAGGATCCTTAATTTGATGAAAGACCCTTAAGGCCTCACTGCAAAGCCCCATCTTACAATAAGCATCCATCATAGTGTTCCATGTCACAACATCCGGTTCGCAATCCCCACTTGCTCTCATCAATCCCAACAGTCGCACAGCCTCCTCGAACAACCCATTAGACACATACCCAGACATCATTGAATTCCATGAAAAAACATCTCGTTCAGACATTTCATTGAACACCTTTTGAGCACTCTGAACGTCTGCGCATTTTGAGTACATATCCAGCACAGCATTGCGAGCTTGCAAGTTGGACTCTGACCCGAAAATGATGACATCCTTGTGCACTGCAACACCGGTTTCAAACCACCGAGATTGAGCACATGCCTTTAAAACCTTGGGAAACACGTAACCATCTGGGACAACACCCATTACCCTCAAATCAACATAGGTTCTTATGCATTGGCGCATTTGCCCATGTCTGGAGT
This window contains:
- the LOC112720458 gene encoding pentatricopeptide repeat-containing protein At5g39350, whose translation is MRVWPLRSQRAFSFLPSPPTQTSITLQACSSSKSLTKAKQIHQQIIINGTHRNPFFATKLIQLYIDCDDISSALFLLHHLHPPNVFAFTSILRFYSRHGQMRQCIRTYVDLRVMGVVPDGYVFPKVLKACAQSRWFETGVAVHKDVIIFGSESNLQARNAVLDMYSKCADVQSAQKVFNEMSERDVFSWNSMMSGYVSNGLFEEAVRLLGLMRASGDCEPDVVTWNTMMDAYCKMGLCSEALRVFHQIKDPNVISWTTLISGYAGVGRHDLALGTFRDMVNFGMVLPDVDSLSGILVSCRFLGSLTSGNEVHCYGVKVISGDAFYKSAGAALLTLYANCGRLNDAENVFDRMDKSDVVTWNAMIYGLIDMGLANEAVQCFKEMQASNVKVDQTTVSTLLLACDLRRGKEMHAYVLKHRYNWVIPVCNALIHTYSKCGCIAYAYSVFSTMAVRDLVSWNTIISGFGMHGLGQTVLKLLQEMRDAGISPDSVTFSSALSACSHSGLVNEGIELFYRMIEEFSLNPAKEHFSCVVDMLARAGRLEDAFHFINKMPLEPDKHVWGALLAACQEHQNVSVGKLAAEKLIDLEPQEAGHYVTLSNIYSKAGRWNDAARIRRMMECRGSLKLSGHSLVGTQS